The following are encoded together in the Methylomonas methanica MC09 genome:
- a CDS encoding HDOD domain-containing protein gives MSDKSLTELINEAIESGSSTLPVFPRAITDLRNALKDENRSLDVIAKQLAMDPSLASQVLRVANSSFYGGLSTVNTVKDAIVRLGLARIVQIATLVMQKGLFTSKDSATGQYLVKLWQHSVAVALGSEWLAKRLAYGALAEEAFMAGLFHDIGELLLIKCIEDLRIKNPEMVLPDDLIREIIDSQHQEKGGWLLNSWNLSEVYCGVAGTHHQRVTEETGTVELIVRVADMVAYKLGIAPNAQPELVISSSEEASRLGLSDITLAELEIALEDSLVVSS, from the coding sequence ATGAGCGATAAATCACTGACAGAATTGATCAATGAAGCCATCGAATCCGGCTCTTCTACGTTACCGGTGTTTCCCCGTGCCATCACTGATCTGCGCAATGCTTTGAAGGACGAGAACCGCTCCCTGGATGTCATAGCCAAACAACTCGCCATGGATCCCAGTCTGGCCAGTCAGGTATTGCGAGTGGCAAATTCATCATTTTACGGTGGGTTGAGCACAGTCAATACAGTCAAGGATGCCATCGTACGGCTCGGTTTGGCCCGTATCGTTCAGATCGCCACGTTGGTGATGCAAAAAGGATTGTTTACGTCCAAGGATTCCGCTACCGGCCAATATTTGGTCAAGCTTTGGCAACACAGCGTGGCGGTTGCGTTGGGTAGCGAGTGGTTGGCAAAACGGTTGGCTTACGGTGCACTGGCGGAAGAGGCGTTCATGGCCGGTTTGTTTCACGACATTGGAGAGCTGCTGTTAATCAAATGCATTGAGGATCTGCGTATAAAAAATCCCGAAATGGTATTGCCGGACGACCTGATACGCGAAATCATCGACAGTCAACACCAAGAGAAAGGCGGATGGTTGCTAAATTCGTGGAATTTGTCGGAGGTGTATTGCGGCGTGGCCGGGACGCATCATCAACGCGTGACCGAGGAGACCGGTACGGTAGAGCTCATCGTCAGGGTTGCCGATATGGTGGCGTATAAGCTCGGTATCGCACCAAACGCCCAACCGGAACTGGTGATTTCCAGCAGTGAGGAAGCATCCCGCCTTGGGTTATCGGACATTACCCTGGCCGAACTGGAAATTGCTTTGGAAGACAGCTTGGTTGTCTCGAGTTAG
- a CDS encoding IS3 family transposase (programmed frameshift) — translation MITPKKQYSDEFREQALAKVYKRGKRTIQDIADESNLSIHTLKNWMKSSTPTDTSSPNVSKRPQDWLPEERLLALHESHGISGEALNAWCRQRGLFAHQLAQWKSDFCAVTSARSGGNDSQTLRTLKAENQRLERELNRKDKALAEAAALLILQKKVPGAVGGRGRMTSLQQRQTLIESVAEATEAGARQDQACAVLGLSPRTLQRWQAGETPGEDRRPRRQYTPAHALTEAERNRILAVANSAEFADLPPSQIVPRLADQGIYLGSESTIYRLLKAAQQLKHRRSERPSQPRFKPKALSATEPNQLYSWDITYLAAAVKGQFYYLYLFLDIFSRQIVGWQVFEEESSQYASELLRDIVLREGLQPGQVILHSDNGSPMKGATMLATLQQLGVMPSLSRPAVSNDNPYSESLFKTLKYRPQYPLQPFADLSVAREWVADLVQWYNHEHRHSAIGFVTPAQRHAGLDEALLNQRKALYEDARRQNPRRWSQNTRNWNRIHTVHLNPDHAETQNNSPQEVANPDKITA, via the exons ATGATTACCCCGAAAAAGCAGTATTCTGACGAGTTCAGAGAGCAAGCCCTGGCAAAAGTCTACAAACGTGGAAAACGAACCATTCAAGACATTGCCGACGAATCTAACCTCAGCATACATACCTTAAAAAACTGGATGAAAAGCAGCACACCCACCGATACGTCAAGCCCAAACGTGAGCAAGCGCCCTCAAGATTGGCTCCCCGAAGAGCGTTTACTGGCCCTCCATGAAAGCCATGGTATATCCGGCGAGGCATTGAATGCCTGGTGTCGGCAACGTGGACTATTCGCTCATCAACTCGCGCAGTGGAAAAGCGATTTTTGTGCCGTCACCAGCGCCCGTTCAGGCGGCAATGACAGCCAGACACTGCGCACTTTAAAAGCCGAAAATCAGCGTCTGGAACGCGAACTCAACCGTAAGGACAAAGCGCTGGCTGAAGCCGCTGCCTTGCTGATTCTGCAAAAAAAGGTGC CGGGCGCTGTTGGCGGGCGAGGTCGAATGACATCCCTTCAGCAGCGCCAAACCCTGATCGAATCCGTCGCCGAAGCCACCGAGGCCGGTGCCCGCCAAGACCAAGCCTGTGCCGTGCTGGGCCTGAGCCCGCGCACCTTGCAGCGCTGGCAGGCCGGCGAAACCCCGGGCGAAGACCGGCGACCGAGGCGGCAATATACGCCGGCGCATGCGCTGACCGAGGCCGAGCGCAACCGCATTCTGGCCGTGGCCAATTCCGCCGAATTTGCGGATTTACCCCCCAGTCAGATTGTCCCGCGCTTGGCGGATCAGGGGATTTATCTGGGCTCCGAATCGACGATCTATCGCCTACTGAAAGCCGCCCAGCAACTGAAACACCGCCGCAGTGAACGTCCCAGTCAGCCTCGCTTCAAACCCAAAGCATTGAGTGCGACCGAGCCCAATCAACTCTACAGCTGGGATATTACCTATCTTGCGGCCGCAGTCAAAGGCCAGTTCTACTACCTCTACTTGTTCCTCGATATTTTTAGTCGCCAGATCGTCGGCTGGCAGGTATTTGAGGAAGAAAGCAGCCAATACGCCAGCGAGTTGTTACGGGATATTGTTTTACGCGAAGGGCTACAACCTGGGCAAGTCATCCTGCATTCCGATAACGGCAGCCCCATGAAAGGCGCCACGATGCTGGCCACCCTGCAACAGCTTGGCGTCATGCCCTCGCTCAGCCGACCGGCGGTGAGTAATGACAATCCGTATTCGGAATCGCTGTTCAAAACCCTGAAATATCGTCCGCAATACCCGTTGCAACCGTTTGCCGACCTGTCCGTCGCTCGTGAATGGGTAGCCGACCTGGTGCAATGGTACAACCACGAACATCGGCATAGCGCCATTGGTTTTGTAACCCCAGCCCAACGTCATGCCGGATTGGACGAGGCACTATTGAATCAACGCAAAGCGCTCTATGAAGACGCCCGCCGCCAAAACCCACGGCGCTGGAGTCAAAACACCCGGAACTGGAACAGAATCCATACCGTGCATCTAAATCCGGATCATGCCGAAACCCAAAACAACTCGCCCCAGGAGGTCGCTAATCCAGACAAAATAACCGCATAG
- a CDS encoding IS630 family transposase, producing the protein MPRKAIEIVLTTEQTQQLEKIVRSHSAERRQVERAQIILECATGKQNQEIAEKLNTSVLRIGKWRRRFAEKGLAGLDDEPRPGKPETYGKAFRDRLLAKLEEKPPEGLARWDCPTLAAALNASQHAVWRALKKEGIYLHRSRSWCVSTDPEFTEKSANIIGLYLNPPLNALVISVDEKPSIQIIERTTEFVETRDKTIVAACKSTYKRHGTLNLFAALNVATGQIKAQTTQTKTRDDFQDFMDLVMTEVPEEKEVHVILDNYCTHKKNDAWLEKYQGRVKFHFTPTSASWLNQIEIWFGILARKTLKGASFASAEELKSAIEAFIKRHNQNAQPFKWRRRDVRGGQIKNTIANLRN; encoded by the coding sequence ATGCCTAGAAAAGCGATAGAAATAGTACTGACGACCGAGCAAACACAGCAGCTCGAAAAAATAGTCCGCAGCCATAGCGCCGAGCGTCGGCAAGTTGAGCGCGCACAAATCATTTTAGAGTGCGCGACTGGAAAACAAAACCAAGAGATTGCGGAAAAATTGAACACCTCCGTCCTGCGAATTGGTAAATGGCGAAGGCGGTTTGCTGAAAAAGGACTGGCGGGGCTCGACGATGAGCCGCGACCCGGCAAGCCAGAAACGTATGGAAAAGCCTTTAGGGATCGATTGCTTGCTAAATTAGAAGAAAAACCGCCGGAGGGCTTGGCTCGATGGGACTGTCCGACTTTGGCGGCTGCCTTGAATGCCAGTCAACATGCTGTTTGGCGGGCGTTGAAAAAAGAAGGTATTTATTTGCATCGCTCACGGAGTTGGTGTGTCAGTACCGATCCTGAATTCACCGAAAAGTCGGCCAACATCATTGGGCTTTACTTGAACCCGCCTTTGAATGCTTTGGTGATCAGTGTGGATGAAAAACCCAGCATTCAAATAATAGAGCGGACAACGGAATTTGTTGAAACGCGAGATAAAACGATTGTTGCTGCTTGTAAAAGCACCTATAAAAGACATGGCACCTTAAATTTATTTGCCGCGTTGAATGTGGCGACCGGGCAGATTAAGGCGCAGACCACGCAAACTAAAACACGTGATGACTTTCAGGACTTTATGGATCTTGTCATGACGGAAGTCCCCGAAGAGAAAGAAGTACATGTCATTTTGGACAATTATTGTACGCATAAGAAAAATGACGCGTGGCTCGAAAAATACCAGGGTCGAGTGAAATTTCACTTTACGCCGACTTCGGCCAGCTGGTTAAATCAAATTGAAATTTGGTTTGGCATTTTGGCCCGCAAAACACTCAAGGGAGCCAGCTTTGCAAGCGCTGAGGAACTAAAAAGTGCGATTGAGGCATTTATCAAAAGACATAATCAAAATGCCCAACCTTTTAAATGGCGCCGAAGAGATGTCCGAGGTGGTCAGATTAAAAATACGATAGCGAATTTACGCAATTAA
- a CDS encoding suppressor of fused domain protein, producing the protein MLDEILRQPSEQRRNQTVLKHYQSFFKDHKQELLTWDIGPIKELVPSFQVFRAEPGPQINLWSYASIGANNFGHDKLGLLEFIVHSPIESPTLVETMGMITHYHANRNLGFGHSMPIGEPWLDGSECNHWLISKRYPLGAELEICNIKNTHIHVALLLPITEAENKYKAKNGLEALEKLFEDKGLEYWNIRRKSLV; encoded by the coding sequence GTGTTGGATGAGATCCTACGGCAGCCATCTGAACAACGCAGAAACCAAACTGTACTCAAACACTATCAGTCATTTTTTAAAGATCACAAACAAGAATTATTGACTTGGGACATAGGGCCAATTAAAGAATTGGTGCCATCATTTCAGGTTTTCAGGGCTGAACCAGGGCCACAAATTAATCTTTGGTCTTATGCGTCAATCGGCGCTAATAACTTTGGGCACGATAAATTGGGATTATTAGAGTTTATAGTTCATTCGCCAATAGAAAGTCCGACGTTGGTAGAAACTATGGGAATGATTACTCACTATCATGCGAATCGTAATCTTGGCTTTGGACACTCGATGCCAATCGGAGAACCTTGGCTGGATGGTTCAGAGTGTAATCATTGGCTTATTTCAAAGCGTTATCCATTGGGGGCGGAGCTAGAAATATGCAATATCAAAAATACACACATACATGTTGCTTTGCTTTTGCCAATCACTGAGGCGGAAAACAAATATAAAGCCAAAAATGGGCTAGAAGCATTAGAAAAATTATTTGAAGATAAAGGTCTGGAATATTGGAATATAAGGAGAAAATCATTGGTGTAG
- a CDS encoding suppressor of fused domain protein: MTTEFIVGLTYADRLNLATQARHEAIKSRFDSEVAALTSLMGPMSDGPEWPAGAAWLAARHGGNACIVSDGLSDPWVERDRPETGLGVEVFIETPDAGLSADAPLNKLADTWLFPLIAEVSHTLAGYAKLSEKLLDGELLSLEFNIDHIKDGRGRVGALLSKPRQDNASLSMPGGTVSLIAATLLTVNELKFLRGKGPAGRLELADKLYDAGHGHLSLLHRPSVV; this comes from the coding sequence ATGACGACTGAATTTATCGTCGGCCTCACTTACGCCGACCGCCTGAACCTCGCGACGCAAGCCCGGCACGAGGCGATAAAATCCCGCTTTGATTCCGAAGTCGCCGCACTGACTTCCTTGATGGGGCCGATGAGCGACGGCCCGGAATGGCCGGCCGGCGCAGCTTGGCTGGCGGCTCGACACGGCGGGAACGCCTGTATAGTTTCCGACGGCTTGTCGGATCCCTGGGTAGAACGCGACCGTCCGGAAACCGGTCTGGGCGTGGAAGTGTTTATCGAAACGCCGGACGCCGGCCTTTCCGCCGACGCTCCGTTGAACAAACTGGCCGATACCTGGCTGTTTCCGTTAATCGCCGAAGTCAGCCACACTCTGGCCGGCTATGCCAAGCTGAGCGAAAAACTCCTGGACGGCGAGCTGCTGTCGCTGGAATTCAACATCGACCATATCAAGGACGGCCGCGGCAGGGTAGGGGCTTTGTTAAGCAAACCGCGCCAAGACAACGCGAGTTTAAGCATGCCCGGCGGCACCGTCAGCCTGATTGCCGCGACCTTATTGACGGTAAACGAACTGAAATTCCTGCGCGGCAAAGGCCCGGCCGGCCGGCTGGAATTGGCAGACAAATTGTACGATGCAGGCCACGGCCATTTGTCTTTACTACACAGACCCTCGGTGGTTTAG
- a CDS encoding IS3 family transposase (programmed frameshift) gives MITPKKQYSDEFREQALAKVYNRGKRTIQDIADESNLSIHTLKNWMKSSTPTDTSSPNVGKRPQDWLPEERLLALHESHGISGEALNAWCRQRGLFAHQLAQWKSDFCAVTSARSGGNDSQTLRTLKAENQRLERELNRKDKALAEAAALLILQKRCAGAVGGRGRMTSLQQRQTLIESVAEATAAGARQDQACAVLGLSPRTLQRWQAGETPGEDRRPRRQYTPAHALTEAERNHILAVANSAEFADLPPSQIVPRLADQGIYLGSESTIYRLLKAAQQLKHRRSERPSQPRTKPKALSAIAPNQLYSWDITYLAAAVKGQFYYLYLFLDIFSRQIVGWQVFEEESSQYASELLRDIVLREGLQPGQVILHSDNGSPMKGATMLATLQQLGVMPSLSRPAVSNDNPYSESLFKTLKYRPQYPLQPFADLSVAREWVADLVQWYNHEHRHSAIGFVTPAQRHAGLDEALLNQRKALYEDARRQNPRRWSQNTRNWNRIHTVHLNPDHTETQKHSPQEVANPDKIIA, from the exons ATGATTACCCCGAAAAAGCAGTATTCTGACGAGTTCAGAGAGCAAGCTCTGGCAAAAGTCTACAATCGTGGAAAACGAACCATTCAAGACATTGCCGACGAATCTAACCTCAGCATACATACCTTAAAAAACTGGATGAAAAGCAGCACACCCACCGATACGTCAAGCCCAAACGTGGGCAAGCGCCCTCAAGATTGGCTCCCCGAGGAGCGTTTACTGGCCCTCCATGAAAGCCATGGTATATCCGGCGAGGCATTGAATGCCTGGTGTCGGCAACGTGGGCTATTTGCTCATCAACTCGCGCAGTGGAAAAGCGATTTTTGTGCCGTCACCAGCGCCCGTTCAGGCGGCAATGACAGCCAGACACTGCGCACTTTAAAAGCCGAAAATCAGCGTCTGGAACGCGAACTGAACCGTAAGGACAAAGCGCTGGCTGAAGCCGCTGCCTTGCTGATCCTGCAAAAAAGGTG TGCGGGCGCTGTTGGCGGGCGAGGTCGAATGACATCCCTTCAGCAGCGCCAAACCCTGATCGAATCCGTCGCCGAAGCCACCGCAGCCGGTGCCCGCCAAGACCAAGCCTGTGCCGTGCTGGGCCTGAGCCCGCGCACCTTGCAGCGCTGGCAGGCCGGCGAAACCCCGGGCGAAGACCGGCGACCGCGGCGGCAATATACGCCGGCGCATGCGCTGACCGAGGCCGAGCGCAACCACATTCTGGCCGTGGCCAATTCCGCCGAATTTGCGGATTTACCCCCCAGTCAGATCGTTCCGCGCTTGGCGGATCAGGGGATTTATCTGGGCTCCGAATCGACGATCTATCGCCTACTGAAAGCCGCCCAGCAACTGAAACACCGCCGCAGTGAACGGCCCAGCCAGCCACGTACCAAACCCAAAGCCTTGAGTGCGATAGCGCCCAATCAACTCTACAGCTGGGATATTACCTATCTTGCGGCCGCAGTCAAAGGCCAGTTCTACTACCTCTACTTGTTCCTCGATATTTTTAGTCGCCAGATCGTCGGCTGGCAGGTATTTGAGGAAGAAAGCAGCCAATACGCCAGCGAGTTGTTACGGGATATTGTTTTACGCGAAGGGCTACAACCTGGGCAAGTCATCCTGCATTCCGATAACGGCAGCCCCATGAAAGGCGCCACGATGCTGGCCACCCTGCAACAGCTTGGCGTCATGCCCTCGCTCAGCCGACCGGCGGTGAGTAACGACAATCCGTATTCGGAATCGCTGTTCAAAACCCTGAAATATCGTCCGCAATACCCGTTGCAACCGTTTGCCGACCTGTCCGTCGCTCGTGAATGGGTAGCCGACCTGGTGCAATGGTACAACCACGAACATCGGCATAGCGCCATTGGTTTTGTAACCCCAGCCCAACGTCATGCCGGATTGGACGAGGCGCTATTGAATCAACGCAAAGCGCTCTATGAAGACGCCCGCCGCCAAAACCCACGGCGCTGGAGTCAAAACACCCGGAACTGGAACAGAATCCATACCGTGCATCTAAATCCAGATCATACCGAAACCCAAAAACACTCACCCCAGGAGGTCGCTAATCCAGACAAAATAATCGCATAG
- the ltrA gene encoding group II intron reverse transcriptase/maturase, producing MSQHIEDERLFENLCYASYLRIGFEQVKENKGKPGIDGVNIHDFEFRLEEELSRLQQELLNWTYKPSPVRRVEIPKPQGGVRRLGIPTVRDRVVQTALKLLLEPMFEPHFSPHSYGFRPGRNPHQAVQAAQSIINSGKSYVVDIDLEKFFDRIHHDRLIARIGQRITDKRILRLIGLMLRSGIMINGVVVRSEEGTMQGGPLSPLLSNIVLDELDKELEKRGLEFCRFADDCNIFVKSQKAAERVMETVSQFIESKLKLKVNRAKSQVARSERVKFLGFTVVNGTIAIARKALQTAMDNVKALTPRGTNKDRKISS from the coding sequence ATGAGCCAACACATTGAGGACGAAAGACTCTTCGAAAATCTCTGTTACGCGTCTTATCTGCGGATAGGATTCGAACAGGTCAAGGAAAACAAAGGCAAGCCCGGCATTGATGGGGTGAACATACATGACTTTGAATTCCGGTTAGAAGAAGAGCTAAGTCGGTTACAGCAGGAATTGCTGAACTGGACTTACAAGCCATCGCCGGTGCGCCGAGTGGAAATTCCCAAGCCGCAAGGCGGGGTAAGACGGCTGGGCATCCCGACGGTACGGGATCGCGTGGTGCAAACAGCCTTGAAGCTGCTGCTGGAGCCGATGTTTGAACCGCATTTTTCGCCGCATAGTTACGGTTTTCGTCCCGGACGGAATCCACACCAAGCGGTACAGGCGGCGCAAAGCATCATAAACAGCGGTAAGTCGTATGTGGTGGATATTGATCTGGAGAAATTCTTTGACCGAATCCATCATGACCGGCTGATAGCCCGAATAGGACAACGGATCACCGACAAACGGATACTGCGTCTGATCGGACTGATGCTGCGAAGCGGCATCATGATCAACGGCGTGGTGGTTCGGAGCGAGGAAGGCACGATGCAAGGCGGGCCGCTAAGCCCCTTGCTGAGTAACATTGTGCTGGACGAACTGGATAAAGAACTGGAAAAACGCGGCCTGGAATTTTGTAGGTTTGCCGATGACTGCAATATCTTCGTGAAGTCACAAAAAGCGGCGGAACGTGTGATGGAAACGGTCAGCCAGTTCATAGAAAGCAAGCTCAAGCTCAAGGTGAACCGGGCGAAAAGCCAAGTGGCAAGATCAGAAAGGGTAAAGTTTTTGGGCTTTACGGTAGTGAACGGGACGATTGCGATTGCGCGAAAAGCCCTGCAAACGGCCATGGATAATGTCAAAGCCCTAACGCCACGAGGCACCAATAAGGATCGGAAAATTTCAAGCTAG
- a CDS encoding group II intron maturase-specific domain-containing protein — translation METTLKSINQWYVGWSNYFSLSHYPAQLVKIEAHIRRRLRARLVDQQKNKRNLYRTLVKRGVSPKAAAVAFTNRKRWALSKTVAVSRAYPNDWFIKGKGQAIRSDQKLAHWFEVSQWVSLA, via the coding sequence ATAGAAACCACCCTAAAGTCGATCAATCAATGGTATGTAGGCTGGTCGAATTATTTCAGTCTAAGCCACTATCCAGCGCAATTAGTGAAGATAGAGGCGCATATCCGACGACGACTGAGGGCTAGGTTGGTTGATCAGCAGAAGAATAAGAGAAATCTATATCGGACGTTGGTCAAAAGAGGGGTGTCGCCCAAAGCGGCTGCCGTAGCGTTTACAAATCGGAAACGATGGGCGCTTAGCAAGACAGTGGCAGTATCCAGAGCCTATCCTAACGATTGGTTTATAAAGGGTAAAGGCCAAGCTATCCGATCCGACCAGAAGTTGGCGCACTGGTTTGAAGTCTCTCAATGGGTGAGTCTTGCGTGA
- a CDS encoding flavodoxin, which yields MSKIGIFFGTDTGSTRLIAKKIYGLLGEELADKPKNINRTSPDELLKYDALILGTPSYGVGDLPGRDVGCQEANWAEFVPRLDDADLSGKRVALFGLGHQERYASRFASSLIKLYQVFHGKGASIVGRWSTEGYQFEHSASIIDNQFVGLVLDQRGQPHLTDERIKIWLEQVKPQLLTALAQAA from the coding sequence ATGAGCAAAATCGGCATTTTTTTCGGTACCGATACCGGCAGTACCCGCCTGATAGCCAAAAAGATTTATGGCCTGCTCGGCGAAGAATTGGCGGACAAACCCAAAAACATCAACCGCACCAGTCCCGACGAACTGCTAAAGTACGACGCATTGATACTGGGGACACCCAGTTACGGCGTGGGCGATTTGCCGGGCCGAGACGTGGGTTGCCAGGAAGCCAACTGGGCGGAATTCGTACCGCGTCTTGACGATGCCGACCTCAGCGGCAAACGGGTGGCGCTGTTTGGGCTGGGCCATCAGGAGCGTTACGCCTCCCGCTTCGCCAGCTCTTTGATCAAACTGTATCAGGTATTTCACGGCAAGGGCGCCAGTATTGTCGGCCGCTGGAGTACCGAAGGCTACCAATTCGAACATTCCGCATCGATAATCGACAATCAATTTGTCGGCTTGGTCTTGGATCAACGCGGCCAGCCGCATTTGACCGACGAACGCATCAAAATCTGGCTGGAGCAGGTAAAACCCCAACTGTTAACAGCCTTGGCACAGGCGGCTTGA
- a CDS encoding NAD(P)/FAD-dependent oxidoreductase, producing MPESMQNGFDYDVVVVGGGPAGCTAATLLAQHGRKTLLLERDKHPRFHIGESMLPFSEPVVQRLGIDWSAGNQFKSGAVFIDERTDQRMYFPLSVYRKTYQLERAPFDQLLFENAAKHGAETHQEEKVLEVNCQADGVNIVSDKGRYRSRYLIDASGRAALLGKQHKGIDKIENLGKFAVFTHYEAIQPGEEADELFRSGSIYVPVVDIGWIWIIPLSGRRLSVGLVVQKERPKDCTVEELLRRYLAASPILTRLLDGARQSAPIRVEADFSYSNRQRYGLRYACCGDAAGFLDPVFSSGVFLAFTSAARIADRVHQGLSEGREADPLLHAEDDEAYRLGFDTMRVFVERFYQSGIVHNLFFEAHRDPELTSQIARLLSGDLWVDDNALQKSLLAGRRITG from the coding sequence ATGCCCGAAAGCATGCAAAACGGTTTTGACTACGACGTCGTGGTCGTCGGCGGCGGCCCGGCCGGCTGCACCGCAGCCACTTTGTTGGCGCAACACGGCCGCAAGACCTTGCTGCTGGAACGCGATAAACATCCGCGCTTCCATATCGGCGAATCCATGCTGCCGTTTAGCGAACCGGTGGTACAGCGTTTGGGCATCGACTGGAGCGCAGGCAACCAGTTTAAAAGCGGCGCGGTGTTCATCGATGAGCGCACGGATCAGCGCATGTATTTCCCGTTGAGCGTCTATCGCAAAACCTACCAGCTGGAGCGCGCGCCTTTTGATCAGTTATTGTTCGAAAACGCCGCCAAACATGGCGCGGAAACCCATCAGGAAGAAAAAGTTCTGGAAGTGAACTGTCAAGCCGACGGCGTTAACATTGTCTCCGACAAAGGCCGTTACCGGTCCCGCTACCTGATAGACGCCAGCGGCCGCGCCGCCTTGTTGGGCAAGCAGCACAAAGGCATCGATAAAATCGAAAACCTAGGCAAGTTTGCCGTATTCACTCACTACGAAGCTATCCAGCCCGGCGAAGAGGCCGACGAATTGTTCCGCTCGGGCAGCATCTACGTGCCGGTGGTGGATATCGGCTGGATCTGGATCATACCGCTGTCGGGCCGGCGCTTGAGCGTGGGCTTGGTGGTGCAAAAAGAACGCCCGAAAGATTGCACGGTGGAAGAGCTGCTGCGACGCTATCTGGCCGCTTCGCCGATATTGACGCGATTATTGGACGGTGCCCGGCAATCGGCGCCGATCCGGGTCGAAGCGGACTTCAGCTACAGCAACCGTCAGCGTTACGGCCTGCGCTATGCCTGCTGCGGCGATGCCGCCGGTTTTCTGGATCCGGTATTTTCATCCGGCGTATTCCTGGCCTTCACCAGCGCGGCCCGTATTGCCGACCGCGTGCACCAGGGTTTAAGCGAAGGCCGCGAAGCCGACCCGCTGCTGCATGCCGAGGATGACGAAGCCTATCGACTGGGTTTCGACACCATGCGCGTGTTTGTGGAACGCTTTTACCAATCCGGCATTGTACATAACCTGTTTTTCGAAGCCCACCGCGACCCGGAGTTAACTAGCCAGATAGCCAGACTGCTGTCGGGCGACTTATGGGTCGACGACAACGCCTTACAGAAAAGCCTGCTGGCGGGCCGCAGAATAACCGGCTGA
- a CDS encoding 4Fe4S-binding leucine-rich repeat protein — MLSVTIEPDLTPLADCGRCQFQQSLLAAGACKPGDRCVAADSGRQIDRFFKAHPGLAPQYSQDPFWERRAIAARYLPTNKLEPLLTDPDEAVRRVLAYRVPLEWLTLLRNDSDREVRITVADRLPEHELELMAEDPDYLVRVYVARRLPQGRLFRLVADSDSEVRRIVATRIPRVSLGLMAQDAEVEIRRIVAQRMETDDLAMLSQDPDWTVRYEVALRADAELLQHMLNDPEPDVCQTAQQRLETLTHTCNHDD, encoded by the coding sequence ATGTTGTCCGTCACTATCGAACCGGATCTCACGCCGCTGGCCGACTGCGGCCGCTGCCAGTTTCAGCAAAGTTTGCTGGCCGCCGGCGCCTGCAAACCCGGCGACCGTTGCGTGGCCGCCGACAGCGGCCGGCAGATAGACCGCTTTTTTAAAGCGCATCCCGGTCTGGCCCCGCAATACAGCCAGGACCCGTTTTGGGAACGCCGCGCCATCGCGGCCCGTTATTTACCCACCAATAAACTGGAACCGCTGCTGACCGATCCCGACGAAGCCGTGCGCCGCGTGCTCGCCTATCGGGTGCCGCTGGAATGGCTGACCTTGCTGCGCAACGACAGCGACCGCGAAGTCAGAATCACCGTCGCCGACCGCTTGCCGGAACACGAGCTGGAATTGATGGCCGAAGACCCCGATTATTTGGTGCGCGTCTATGTGGCCCGGCGCTTGCCGCAAGGCCGTTTGTTTCGACTGGTTGCCGATTCCGACAGCGAAGTGCGGCGCATCGTCGCCACCCGTATACCCCGAGTCAGCCTGGGTTTGATGGCGCAGGATGCCGAGGTGGAAATACGCCGTATCGTGGCGCAGCGCATGGAAACAGACGACTTGGCCATGCTGAGCCAAGATCCCGACTGGACGGTACGCTACGAAGTGGCCTTGCGGGCGGATGCCGAGTTGCTGCAGCACATGCTGAACGACCCGGAACCGGATGTCTGCCAGACGGCTCAACAGCGCCTGGAAACCCTCACTCATACCTGTAATCATGACGACTGA
- a CDS encoding ankyrin repeat domain-containing protein codes for MNTSEEITGWFETNGFNSQTPLTANDKGHYALIVAAQQARPDLLAYLLANGADLSVLDAYGNNALWAACFAESKECIALLISAGVDVDYQNPSGATALTYASSSGKHTVVEQLLHAGANPLLTTQDDFSALDLAANRACLQLLRQATKVCN; via the coding sequence ATGAACACATCCGAAGAAATTACCGGCTGGTTTGAGACCAACGGTTTCAATAGCCAAACGCCGTTGACAGCTAACGACAAAGGCCACTATGCACTGATTGTAGCTGCTCAGCAGGCCCGGCCCGACCTATTGGCTTATTTATTGGCTAACGGTGCGGATTTAAGCGTATTGGACGCTTACGGCAATAACGCCTTATGGGCGGCATGCTTTGCCGAGTCGAAGGAATGCATAGCCTTGCTGATTAGCGCCGGCGTTGATGTCGATTATCAAAACCCCAGCGGCGCTACAGCCTTGACCTACGCCTCTTCCAGCGGCAAACACACGGTAGTGGAGCAACTGCTGCACGCCGGCGCCAACCCTTTATTAACCACTCAAGACGATTTCAGCGCACTAGATTTGGCGGCGAACCGCGCGTGTTTACAGTTGTTGCGTCAAGCCACAAAAGTCTGCAATTAG